Proteins encoded within one genomic window of Trichoderma asperellum chromosome 2, complete sequence:
- a CDS encoding uncharacterized protein (EggNog:ENOG41~antiSMASH:Cluster_2.4): protein MPIRNPFTRRPGAVVPADDGVYADKEHNYPGFERVDIVGSKASSVLSIRSARSQDTGEYKMSVVNDSGVYLPPSPAEEKSQWPRRHLSSRESSDSSGEIEQFSISRESFDSYRRSFDISARSPITAYDIPTRQSLDSARFSRMPRSAFNRNLEQLPTADEGFEDVGLEDQKQQPRKRGFFSKLTETQEKDSSPAPSGVSRFLIPGRKRAQSGQGSELSPMEHSTVSTKD from the exons ATGCCGATCCGAAATCCCTTCACTCGCCGCCCCGGAGCTGTCGTCCCGGCCGATGACGGTGTCTACGCCGACAAGGAGCACAACTACCCCGGATTTGAGCGAGTCGACATCGTGGGCTCCAAGGCGTCGTCGGTTTTGAGCATCCGCAGCGCCAGAAGCCAAGACACCGGCGAGTATAAGATGAGCG TCGTCAATGACAGCGGCGTATATCTCCCT CCCTCGCCTGCGGAGGAGAAGAGCCAGTGGCCGCGCAGACACCTCTCATCGCGCGAGTCCTCAGACAGCTCGGGCGAGATTGAGCAGTTTTCTATTTCGCGAGAGTCGTTTGACTCGTACCGACGATCATTT GATATCTCGGCACGCTCTCCCATCACCGCATACGACATTCCCACCCGCCAAAGTCTCGATTCGGCACGTTTCTCTAGAATGCCTAGATCGGCATTTAACCGTAACTTGGAACAACTGCCCACGGCCGACGAAGGTTTTGAGGATGTCGGGCTCGAAgaccagaagcagcagcctcgcaAGCgcggcttcttctccaaaTTGACCGAGACCCAAGAGAAGGACTCGTCTCCAGCCCCCTCGGGAGTCTCCAGGTTCCTCATTCCTGGTCGAAAGAGGGCTCAGAGCGGCCAAGGATCCGAGCTAAGCCCCATGGAACATTCGACTGTGTCAACGAAAGACTGA
- a CDS encoding uncharacterized protein (EggNog:ENOG41~antiSMASH:Cluster_2.4~TransMembrane:1 (o14-35i)) — protein sequence MGAFFTGWELWEEMSFVLACSIVLVFAFGLVRLWWTNRKIARLELIDEERRVRLAEMRYCGINARGITDIPFGVRAIQSGVEVEGIWISRPNTPGSSHAASSPTLIGDPTGLKAKLKEKGKGKARYTSVEVTETNSSSSPPQTTPTSGSSTPPQADDSDINDVRQRRFQQPVNSNTPEGSLDAQRRNIARQMASRSSSANRNSMASSSMGEFVIPHSRNSYASSKPILQGSTEYYSDISRTGTNEFYDAPPSVPWDQGYSSSDAESLEVASQRAQPGPSRLQKKSHFYRPVRN from the exons ATGGGTGCTTTCTTCACTGGATGGGAGTTGTGGGAGGAAATGAGCTTT gtCTTGGCATGCTCCATCGTGTTAGTCTTCGCCTTTGGGCTGGTGCGACTATGGTGGACGAACCGCAAAATTGCAAGGCTCGAATTGATAGACGAAGAACGGCGCGTGCGATTGGCAGAGATGCGGTATTGCGGTATCAACGCTCGCGGCATCACGGATATTCCCTTTGGGGTGCGCGCAATACAAAGTGGTGTTGAAGTCGAGGGCATCTGGATATCACGGCCTAACACTCCTGGTTCCAGTCATGCCGCCTCTTCGCCCACTCTGATTGGCGACCCTACAGGCTTAAAAGCAAAATTaaaggaaaaggggaaaggaaaggcTCGATATACGTCAGTGGAAGTTACCGAGACGaactcatcatcgtcaccacCTCAGACGACACCTACGTCGGGTTCTTCAACACCTCCGCAGGCTGACGATAGCGACATAAATGATGTACGACAGCGTCGATTCCAGCAACCAGTGAATTCCAATACGCCTGAGGGGTCACTCGATGCTCAGCGACGAAATATTGCCCGCCAAATGGCTTCTCGCAGCTCCTCTGCCAACCGCAACAGCATGGCCTCGTCATCCATGGGCGAGTTTGTGATTCCCCACTCGAGAAACTCATATGCCAGTTCAAAGCCAATCCTTCAGGGATCCACAGAATACTACTCTGACATATCCAGAACCGGGACAAACGAATTCTACGACGCCCCTCCGTCCGTACCTTGGGATCAAGGATATAGCAGCTCTGATGCAGAGAGCTTAGAGGTGGCCAGCCAACGAGCACAGCCAGGCCCTTCTAGGCTACAGAAGAAATCGCATTTCTATAGACCAGTACGAAATTAA
- a CDS encoding uncharacterized protein (EggNog:ENOG41) — protein MASVEYLQASSTGFKDARAYDTHRPSYPAEAVQSLLTRLGVAGKPKARIIDLAAGTGKFTELLAARPEEYEILAVEPTESMRETLVEKGLRGVTAKEGTAEKMDVEDGWADGIVVAQAFHWFATEASLAEIHRVLKPGGTLGMIWNVEDYNKPASWPASSKWAEALNARIFALPDFGPPRFRHNKWPLVFDRQARLEKPLFSTPIGEEKVPWTVWLEKDAVWNRVHTLSHVYTLEGEDKASFKAKFDEEVNEKNGEVNGKGEMGVHGVTLLAWSRKL, from the exons ATGGCGTCTGTAGAGTACCTCCAGGCCTCGTCAACCGGCTTCAAAGACGCCAGAGCCTACGACACGCACCGGCCGTCGTACCCTGCCGAAGCTGTCCAGAGCCTCCTGACTCGTCTCGGCGTGGCGGGCAAGCCCAAGGCGAGAATCATCGACCTGGCGGCCGGCACGGGCAAGTTCACGGAGCTGCTGGCAGCTCGGCCGGAGGAGTATGAGATCCTGGCGGTGGAGCCTACGGAGTCGATGAGGGAGACGCTCGTTGAGAAGGGGCTGAGAGGCGTGACGGCGAAGGAGGGGACTGCTGAGAAGATGGATGTTGAGGATGGGTGGGCAGATGGGATTGTGGTTGCTCAGGCATTTCACTG GTTTGCGACTGAGGCTTCACTGGCAGAGATTCATCGAGTACTCAAGCCAGGAGGTACCCTGGGAATGATTTGGAATGTGGAAGACT ATAACAAGCCAGCATCGTGGCCTGCGAGCAGCAAATGGGCAGAGGCCTTGAACGCCCGCATCTTTGCCCTCCCGGACTTTGGCCCCCCACGGTTCCGCCACAACAAATGGCCGCTGGTGTTCGACCGCCAGGCCAGATTAGAAAAGCCCCTGTTCTCGACACCAATCGGAGAGGAAAAGGTCCCATGGACCGTCTGGCTGGAGAAGGATGCGGTGTGGAACCGGGTGCACACGCTTAGCCATGTGTATACCTTGGAGGGCGAGGACAAGGCTTCGTTCAAGGCGAAGTTTGATGAGGAGGTGAATGAGAAGAATGGCGAAGTGAATGGCAAGGGCGAGATGGGCGTGCATGGAGTGACGCTCTTGGCATGGAGTAGGAAGCTGTGA
- the LSM6 gene encoding U4/U6-U5 snRNP complex subunit lsm6, with translation MYLFWLYLIKPLGRRRPNFPTTKASPPYRFLKPPHHDVMENGGISQGEGKDPSSFLSDIIGNSVIVKLNSGVVYKGELQSVDGYMNIALEKTVEYVNGAKRREYGDTFVRGNNVMYISADS, from the exons ATGTACCTTTTTTGGCTTTATCTTATCAAGCCTCTGGGCCGCCGCAGGCCAAACTTCCCCACGACAAAAGCAAGCCCGCCCTACCGGTTCCTTAAACCACCACACCACGACGTCATGGAGAACGGCGGCATCTCACAGGGCGAGGGCAAGGACCCGTCCAGCTTCCTCAGTGATATTATCGGCAACTCTGTCATTGTGAAGCTCAATTCCGGCGTGGTTTACAAGG GAGAACTGCAATCTGTGGACGGATACATGAACATTGCGCTGGAGAAGACGGTGGAATATGTCAACGGCGCCAAGCGGAGGGAGTATGGCGATACCTTTGTGCGAGGCAACAATG TCATGTATATTTCAGCGGACTCATAA
- a CDS encoding uncharacterized protein (EggNog:ENOG41), whose product MSDGATAAAPAKKKLPFKPTALRKAAPVSKPDVSVKDGKRREGSDDDDDDGLDLFRQSREMESIVAAERQRKLRRKQKQAEERRLSDTAGKQLLDSDEDGLSSLPVTAEATQATPVDESLAMDEDSVRKLATPPSSKRSRGDSEQDSRSSKRQRSAVEPLDDDPFNDSPSQSTLPDSITATPSKRSKKQSVTPTEAPIILLDSDSDSDPNFDGGNDGTNALESLGQREDSIEIVSSGVVDAGSPSVTPKPQAVTEIEDDDDDEFADYVRKAEEQRARNKDMMQMDSDKAAKKDAAAEILVRSNIPGTKVAIMKYQFDRPIRLIRDSWFALQERNKQVEMPIASAEDVILTWQRKKVYTYSSLLGLGIRPQGDGKIIADEYAKGGLQDGRTKVVFEAWTTEGFQQMELEEELRMKREAGELSDEESTQEEQAKETKLRIVLRAKDMEAVKLTVRLETTVETLIVGFRTQRNIPSSKDVGIWFDGDRLEEHQTMEDVDINDMDTLEVHIK is encoded by the exons ATGAGTGATGGAGCAACCGCCGCTGCGCCAGCTAAGAAGAAGCTCCCGTTTAAACCGACAGCCTTGCGCAAGGCGGCCCCGGTATCGAAGCCTGATGTTTCTGTAAAGGATGGCAAGCGGAGGGAGGgcagcgacgatgacgatgacgatggcctGGACTTGTTCCGCCAGTCCAGAGAAATGGAGTCCATCGTGGCCGCTGAGAGACAGCGAAAGCTGAGaaggaagcagaagcaagcgGAAGAGCGTCGCCTTTCAGATACAGCTGGAAAACAGCTCTTGGATTCAGACGAGGATGGTCTTTCGTCTTTGCCGGTTACCGCCGAGGCGACGCAGGCGACCCCGGTGGACGAATCTCTAGCAATGGACGAAGACAGCGTCAG GAAATTGGCtactcctccttcttcgaAACGCTCGAGAGGTGATTCGGAACAAGATTCAAGGTCGTCCAAGCGGCAGCGATCCGCAGTAGAGCCTTTGGATGACGACCCCTTCAACGACTCTCCATCGCAGTCAACGCTACCAGATTCTATTACCGCCACCCCTAGCAAACGATCCAAGAAACAGTCTGTCACGCCGACCGAGGCACCGATAATATTACTTGACTCTGACTCTGATTCTGATCCTAATTTCGATGGCGGGAACGACGGCACGAATGCGCTCGAGTCTCTTGGACAACGAGAAGATAGCATCGAAATTGTTAGCTCAGGAGTCGTTGACGCTGGGTCACCATCCGTTACCCCCAAGCCTCAAGCAGTGACggagattgaagatgatgacgacgacgaattCGCCGACTATGTTCGCAAGGCTGAGGAGCAGCGCGCTCGCAACAAGGACATGATGCAGATGGATTCCgacaaggccgccaagaagGACGCGGCAGCTGAAATTTTGGTCAGATCCAACATTCCTGGCACCAAAGTCGCCATTATGAAGTATCAGTTTGACAGGCCTATTCGCCTGATACGCGATAGCTGGTTTGCACTTCAGGAAAGGAATAAGCAAGTGGAGATGCCAATCGCTTCAGCCGAAGATGTCATCTTGACATGGCAGCGAAAGAAGGTGTACACGTATTCTTCACTGCTTGGACTGGGGATCCGACCGCAAGGCGACGGCAAAATCATTGCCGATGAATATGCCAAGGGAGGGCTTCAAGATGGACGAACAAAGGTGGTCTTTGAGGCGTGGACGACGGAAGGCTTCCAGCAGATGGAACTCGAAGAAGAGCTACgcatgaagagagaggctggTGAGCTGTCAGACGAGGAATCGacgcaagaagagcaagccaaGGAGACTAAGCTGCGCATTGTGCTCAGAGCCAAGGATATGGAGGCAGTCAAGTTGACTGTGCGGCTGGAAACTACAGTCGAGACGCTCATTGTTGGATTCCGGACTCAGAGGAATATTCCGTCGAGCAAGGACGTGGGCATATGGTTTGACGGCGACCGGCTTGAGGAGCATCAGACGATGGAGGATGTGGATATTAACGACATGGACACATTGGAGGTTCACATCAAATAG
- a CDS encoding uncharacterized protein (EggNog:ENOG41~SECRETED:SignalP(1-19)): MSYKAILVLLTALTASILARPPDVTFLCNEMPEICTNMCWAVRCAQPSFSQVLTLEPSSYGPGAQNESTAISASCRINNLCGNLHGLNKTGHRGHPYSACNAYPFSISTEESPLPPPAIPSASQVSRCVPEEEQCEQRTQLELLAQRLQKQQQQQGGQQQGPRQLSINFGNPGGIKYCNNDPCVNDGFEVQNSSIRRRSEAPLFKYYKTRSGIIIASLDDIDMPSAITRRVGSGESIPDGFRTWFEQSREVRVHMVEDAITQRLSAQPFVV; encoded by the coding sequence ATGTCCTACAAAgccatcctcgtcctcctcacAGCCCTCACCGCATCCATCCTAGCCCGCCCACCAGACGTCACCTTTCTCTGCAACGAAATGCCCGAAATCTGCACAAACATGTGCTGGGCCGTCCGCTGCGCCCAGCCCTCCTTCTCGCAAGTCCTCACCCTCGAGCCCAGCAGCTACGGGCCCGGCGCCCAAAACGAGAGCACCGCCATCTCGGCCAGCTGCCGCATCAACAACCTGTGCGGCAACCTCCACGGCCTCAACAAGACGGGCCATCGCGGCCATCCGTACAGCGCCTGCAACGCCTACCCGTTCTCCATTTCCACCGAGGAAagccctcttcctcccccGGCGATCCCCTCTGCCTCCCAGGTCTCGAGGTGTGTTCccgaagaagagcagtgCGAGCAACGCACCCAACTCGAGCTCCTCGCGCAACGACTacagaagcaacagcagcagcaaggcggACAACAACAAGGCCCACGCCAGCTCTCCATCAACTTTGGCAACCCTGGAGGCATCAAGTACTGCAACAACGACCCTTGCGTCAACGATGGGTTCGAAGTCCAAAACAGTTCCATTAGGAGGCGATCCGAGGCGCCGCTGTTCAAATACTACAAGACCAGGTCTGGCATAATCATAGCTTCGCTCGACGACATTGACATGCCGTCTGCTATTACTCGTCGCGTGGGCAGTGGCGAATCGATCCCTGATGGATTTCGCACTTGGTTCGAACAGTCGCGCGAGGTGAGGGTACACATGGTGGAGGATGCCATCACGCAGCGTCTATCCGCCCAACCATTCGTGGTATAA
- a CDS encoding uncharacterized protein (EggNog:ENOG41): MAIDEAWDNVEDRARWMPEPNYRRRPQPKILGAYIGYSMYMSGPVLVKSRRSTSTTEEARQNVGLFNFRGNEFKLEPGGQSMGNRTIPHFAFTIPARGIPGVEWDELQPVAVAKSRGSSTENELISFLEIFTLEFSRRILFVFCLDWRYMLHFEQQGAVRVPSKRHGYLDCP; encoded by the coding sequence ATGGCCATTGATGAAGCCTGGGATAATGTGGAGGATCGTGCGAGATGGATGCCTGAGCCAAACTACCGAAGACGCCCACAACCCAAAATTCTGGGTGCATACATTGGTTACTCAATGTATATGAGTGGCCCCGTTCTTGTCAAATCTCGTCGGTCGACTTCTACAACAGAAGAGGCACGCCAGAACGTTGGCTTATTCAATTTCCGAGGCAATGAGTTCAAACTTGAACCTGGCGGCCAATCAATGGGAAATCGAACCATCCCGCATTTTGCGTTCACTATACCAGCAAGAGGAATTCCGGGAGTGGAGTGGGATGAACTTCAGCCTGTTGCCGTGGCCAAGTCACGAGGATCATCTACAGAGAACGAGCTCATATCATTCCTCGAGATCTTCACATTGGAATTCTCCAGGAGGATTTTATTCGTCTTTTGCCTAGATTGGCGATATATGCTCCACTTCGAGCAGCAAGGAGCCGTACGTGTGCCCAGCAAAAGGCACGGATATCTAGATTGTCCTTGA
- a CDS encoding uncharacterized protein (EggNog:ENOG41): MGSVPQQTVYWKGAKITRHENGQTRASPIGGRSDTYTTCDGGPPAELINPDWNFFDHCSTEDQFFFLHHQRHSLQKLIKMGALKVGDGFNIHVNEQGLISAVECTPMTVDQLRLPPPEMFSGIGGQERIEEQALDERLFEAEEEPDGSSPVAILIMKKLADAPPMMCLSWKKMFTELSIPSDLHTTSALVEWLNKSLREEETHWNILESLENTLTMERLASTDINQILDSICVLSGVDSGVKHPIEALQEHFMFFAYDCIELQSMHQRLRDTYLGHAIQSGGATTLKRFKKTWKLIIEELKPGRIAVEMRQYLGMLGEDFGPVPKKSFSHTGESVPGDTIPEDINTQDADSQDSDSEDSDSEDSDSEDSDSEDSDSEDSDSEDSDSEDSDSEDSDSEDSDSEDTNSQASDINTQESPSTESLASRDSESFPDFQELVTPPGISGIIAPPERMFIELLSPITSRSSDINTQESSSSPLFVSEPFPDFQELRTPPGMSGNVLSAELMFIEPLSPITSRSTKRKRDDSEDTDDEEDF, from the exons ATGGGCTCCGTACCGCAGCAGACAGTCTATTGGAAGGGCGCAAAAATCACCAGACATGAAAACGGACAAACGAGAGCTTCCCCCATTGGAGGAAGATCTGATACTTACACTACATGCGACGGAG GCCCCCCTGCAGAACTGATCAATCCTGATTGGAATTTCTTTGATCATTGTTCTACCGAAGatcaatttttctttctacacCATCAACGACATTCCCTacaaaaattaattaagatgGGAGCCTTGAAAGTAGGAGATGGATTTAACATTCATGTGAATGAACAGGGGCTTATCAGTGCCGTCGAGTGCACACCAATGACGGTGGATCAGCTGAGACTTCCTCCACCGGAGATGTTTTCAGGTATTGGAGGACAAGAGAGAATTGAGGAGCAAGCACTCGACGAGCGCTTAtttgaagcagaagaggagccAGATGGATCATCTCCGGTGGCAATCTTGATTATGAAAAAGTTGGCTGATGCTCCTCCTATGATGTGCTTGAGCTGGAAAAAGATGTTTACGGAATTAAGCATCCCATCGGATTTACACACCACAAGCGCACTGGTAGAGTGGCTGAACAAATCCttgcgagaagaagagacccATTGGAACATCCTTGAGTCATTAGAAAATACCTTGACAATGGAAAGGCTGGCAAGCACCGATATCAACCAAATCCTTGATAGTATTTGCGTTCTATCAGGAGTAGACTCAGGAGTCAAACATCCAATTGAAGCTTTGCAAGAACATTTCATGTTTTTCGCTTACGATTGTATTGAATTGCAGAGTATGCATCAAAGACTGAGAGATACCTATTTGGGACACGCCATTCAAAGCGGAGGTGCTACTACTCTCAAGAGGTTCAAAAAGACATGGAAGCTTATTATTGAAGAACTAAAACCTGGAAGGATAGCGGTAGAGATGAGACAGTATCTCGGGATGCTGGGAGAGGATTTTGGCCCTGTAccaaaaaaatctttttcaCACACTGGAGAGTCTGTCCCTGGGGACACCATCCCTGAGGATATTAACACCCAAGACGCCGACTCTCAAGATTCTGACTCTGAAGACTCTGACTCTGAAGACTCTGACTCTGAAGACTCTGACTCTGAAGACTCTGACTCTGAAGACTCTGACTCTGAAGACTCTGACTCTGAAGACTCTGACTCTGAAGACTCTGACTCTGAAGACTCTGACTCTGAGGATACTAATTCTCAAGCTTCTGACATCAATACTCAAGAGTCACCCTCCACAGAGTCGCTTGCCTCTCGAGACTCCGAGTCTTTCCCAGATTTTCAAGAGTTAGTAACTCCTCCCGGCATATCGGGCATTATCGCGCCTCCTGAAAGGATGTTTATTGAGCTCCTTAGCCCAATTACTTCGCGATCTTCTGACATCAATACTCAAgagtcatcttcttcaccctTGTTTGTTTCTGAGCCTTTCCCAGATTTTCAAGAGTTACGAACTCCTCCTGGCATGTCAGGCAATGTCCTGTCTGCTGAACTGATGTTTATTGAGCCCCTTAGCCCAATAACTTCGCGATCTACTAAGCGGAAGCGCGATGATAGCGAAGAcaccgacgacgaagaagacttttga
- a CDS encoding uncharacterized protein (SECRETED:SignalP(1-23)~EggNog:ENOG41): MARKRRPPILLALIVAWFNSIRENNPETRLAHQTWIYNAICNAASLEHIFHLTLSHAGQVKKWEAWPREQQKQALEVMRTGTKDPIVDEMLSALSAAELFHRNIITILG; this comes from the coding sequence ATGGCAAGAAAAAGACGTCCTCCTATCCTCTTGGCGCTCATTGTGGCATGGTTTAACAGCATAAGAGAGAATAATCCTGAAACTCGCCTGGCCCACCAGACTTGGATCTACAATGCAATCTGCAATGCTGCCAGCCTAGAGCACATTTTCCACCTCACACTATCGCACGCTGGTCAAGTGAAAAAGTGGGAAGCGTGGCCACGGGAGCAACAGAAACAGGCTCTTGAGGTAATGAGGACTGGAACCAAGGATCCCATTGTCGACGAGATGCTATCTGCGCTCTCTGCTGCAGAACTATTCCACCGCAACATTATTACAATTCTTGGTTGA